The Pongo pygmaeus isolate AG05252 chromosome 18, NHGRI_mPonPyg2-v2.0_pri, whole genome shotgun sequence DNA window TGGCGGGGAATCACTGCGAGCTCCTGCCGCCGGCCCGGGGCGGCCTCGGGGCGGGGCTGGGGGGCGGCCTGTGCCGCCGCTGCAGCGCCGGACTCGGCGCTCTGGCCCAGCGCCCCGGCAGCGTGTCCAAGTGGGTCCGACTCAACGTCGGCGGCACCTACTTCCTCACCACTCGGCAGACGCTGTGCCGGGACCCGAAATCCTTCCTGTACCGCTTGTGCCAGGCTGACCCCGACCCGGACTCGAACAAGGTGAGGGCCACGCAGGCCAGCCCAAAGGGCCTGGGCCGTTCCGGCCTGTGGCCGCGGCACACCGCCCTGCTCCGTGCCGAGGAGAGCTCAGCGGGAGCGGGCGACTCTCCTCGGGCTTCGAGCCCCGTGCTCCCTTGTCACCAGCTCATCCCCAGCTTGCCCGGACCTCCTACCCTGGGAGGGGAGGGCGAGGATGGTGCCCTGGTGTCCACTGCCTTTGAGGATCCTGAGTCGCTTCACCTTGGGGTGTCTCTTTACTCACCCTCTTTGCGCTTTGGTGGAGGAGGCTTCCCAGACCCCAGACTTTGCTGtgattctactttctttttctcactaGGTTCTTTTGCCCAGGGTGTGTGAACGCCTTCTCTACTCTGTCCCAGGGTACTTGCTGGCTCTGGAAACAGAACCCTTGGCGTTGGTCTGTCCTTTCACATTCTGGACATTTGAATTAAGGCTGACGTGGGGGTTGATACGGGCGGCCCTTTTTTTCCCCGGTGACTTGCATTTAGAGAGTTGGCGCTCCATCCTTTCCATCCACAGCACGCAGCACCCACTCAGCACCTCTTAGAAGATGCGTCCGTAGTATATAGTATGATTTTTCGAAGGGGATTTTGCTCATGTTAAGGGTTGCTTTAGGGATGTCCAGGAAGGGCCAGGTAAGGAATCTTTCAATCTGCTTTCTAATTGGCTTAGTTTTCCCACTGTCTGCCCAAAAGGACAGGAATTTCCAGGTCTGCAGCTTGTCTTTCATCAGGCAAAATGCTCATGCTGTTGGGCAGATGGTAATAGAAACCTTTTATTACCTTTAACAAGAGTTGAGGAGCCGAGAAACAGTGTCTTGGGAGTTGTGCAGGATTGAAAGTCACAAAAAAGCCTGTTTG harbors:
- the LOC129015999 gene encoding BTB/POZ domain-containing protein KCTD5-like isoform X8, whose translation is MAGNHCELLPPARGGLGAGLGGGLCRRCSAGLGALAQRPGSVSKWVRLNVGGTYFLTTRQTLCRDPKSFLYRLCQADPDPDSNKDETGAYLIDRDPTYFGPVLNYLRHGKLVINKDLAEEDDTTS
- the LOC129015999 gene encoding BTB/POZ domain-containing protein KCTD5-like isoform X7 produces the protein MAGNHCELLPPARGGLGAGLGGGLCRRCSAGLGALAQRPGSVSKWVRLNVGGTYFLTTRQTLCRDPKSFLYRLCQADPDPDSNKDETGAYLIDRDPTYFGPVLNYLRHGKLVINKDLAEEGKSILKAAPLCAGGG